One region of Eubalaena glacialis isolate mEubGla1 chromosome 6, mEubGla1.1.hap2.+ XY, whole genome shotgun sequence genomic DNA includes:
- the PDXK gene encoding pyridoxal kinase, giving the protein MEEECRVLSIQSHVVRGYVGNRAATFPLQVLGFEVDAVNSVQFSNHTGYSHWKGQVLNSDELHELYDGLKLNDVNKYDYVLTGYTRDKSFLATVVDIVQELKQQNSRLVYVCDPVMGDKWNGEGSMYVPEDLLPVYREKVVPVADIITPNQFEAELLSGRKIHSQEEALEVMDVLHSMGPDTVVITSSDLPSPRGSNYLIALGSQRTRTPDGSVVTQRIRMEMRKVDAVFVGTGDLFAAMLLAWTHKHPNNLKVACEKTVSAMHHVLQRTIKCAEARAGEGLKPSPAQLELRMVQSKKDIENPEIVVQATVL; this is encoded by the exons GTTTTGGGGTTTGAGGTCGACGCAGTGAACTCTGTCCAGTTTTCAAACCACACAG GCTACTCGCACTGGAAGGGCCAAGTGCTGAACTCGGATGAGCTCCACGAGCTGTACGACGGGCTGAAGCTGAACGACGTGAACAAGTATGACTACGTGCTCACGG GTTACACGCGAGACAAGTCCTTCCTGGCCACGGTGGTGGACATCGTGCAGGAGCTGAAGCAGCAGAACTCCAGGCTCGTGTACG TGTGCGACCCCGTGATGGGAGACAAGTGGAACGGAGAAGGCTCCATG TACGTCCCCGAGGACCTCCTTCCGGTTTACAGAGAGAAGGTCGTGCCGGTTGCAGACATCATCACCCCCAACCAGTTTGAGGCTGA GTTGCTGAGCGGGAGAAAGATCCACAGCCAGGAAGAAGCCTTAGAG GTGATGGACGTGCTGCACTCGATGGGCCCCGACACGGTGGTCATCACCAGCTCGGACCTGCCGTCCCCGAGGGGCAGCAACTACTTGATCGCGCTGGGGAGCCAGAGGACAC GGACCCCCGACGGCTCCGTCGTGACACAGCGCATCCGCATGGAGATGCGCAAGGTGGACGCAGTCTTCGTGGGCACCGGGGACCTCTTTGCCGCCATGCTGTTGGCGTGGACGCACAAGCACCCCAACAATCTCAAG GTGGCCTGTGAGAAGACCGTGTCGGCCATGCATCATGTGCTGCAGCGGACCATCAAGTGTGCAGAAG CCAGGGCTGGGGAAGGACTGAAGCCCAGCCCGGCCCAGCTGGAGCTCAGGATGGTCCAGAGCAAGAAGGACATCGAGAACCCGGAGATCGTCGTCCAAGCCACGGTGCTGTGA